The following is a genomic window from Brevibacterium limosum.
GTCTTCATCGCCGCCTGTCGCGAGGCCTGCTCGGAAGCCGCTGCACTGAGCAGCGCAGACAGAATGCGCGAATCGATGTATCGCGGCAACAGGGCGTCGAGTACGGCCTCCGCACTCGGTTCGAACTCATAGAGCGGGAACGCCGGGGCTTCGGAAGCGCCGCCGGTCTGTCCGCCGGTCGATGCCTCGTCGGCATCGACGACCTCCAACGGAAGCAGTCGCCGGTATTCCGGATCGTGCGTGACGCTGGAGACGAAACGGGTGAAGACGATGTAGATCTCATCGATCCCGGAGTCCTCGGACTCTGGGTCGAAGTTCTCCAACAGCGCCTCACCGATCTCGCGGGCATGCTCGGCCAACGGGTTTTCGGAGATACCTGTCCAGGACTTCTCGATCTTGCGATCGCGGAAGGTGTAGTAGTTCTTGGCCTTGCTGCCGACCGTGAACAGATCCACACTCTTGCCCTCGTTATGCAGAAGCCGAATGAGTTCCTCGGCTTCGCGCAGCAGGTTCGCCGAATAGGCACCGGCGAATCCGCGATCAGGACCGATCACGAGTACGGCAGCATGCTTGACGTTGTCCGACTCCGTGGTCAGAACGTGGTCGACGTTCGACTCGCTGGCCACTGCCGAGACCGCCCGTGTCAGGGCGTTCGCGTAGGGGCTCGCGGCCTGTGAGCGGGCAATGGCCTTCTGAATCCGCGAAGCAGCGATGAGCTCCATCGCCTTGAAGATCTTCCTCAAGGACTGAGTCGAGCGGATCTTCTGCTTGAAGACCCTCTGCTGGGCTCCCATCAGTTCTTCCTTTCGCCGTTACGGAACAGGTTCAACGCTTCTGCCGAACGATCTGCTCCTGCTCGACCTCGTCAGAGGACGCGGCTGCGGTGTCTTCGCTGCCGGCCTTCGACCCGCTCTGATCCGAGCTGGCGAAGTTCTGCGAGAACTCGCCCAGGACGCTCTTCAGCTCTTCGGACGTGTCGTCGTCGAGCTTGAGCGTCTCACGGATGGTCGTGAAGATACCGGTCTTGCGCTCGATGTGATCGTGCAGTTCGGACTCGAAGCGGAGCACGTCTTCGACCGGAATATCGTCGAGGTAGCCGTTGGTTCCGGCGAAGATCGACACGGTCTGCTTCTCGAACGGCATCGGCGCGTACTGACCCTGCTTGAGCAGTTCGGTCAGGCGGGCACCACGAGCCAGATCGCGCTTGGTCGCATCGTCGAGGTCGGATGCGAACATCGCGAAGGCCTCGAGCGAACGGTACTGAGCCAGCGAGATCTTCAGCGTGCCCGAGACTCCCTTGAGAGCCTTCGTCTGAGCGGCACCACCGACTCGCGACACGGACACGCCGACGTCGACGGCAGGACGCTGACCGGCGTTGAACAGATCGGACTGCAGGAAGATCTGACCGTCGGTGATCGAGATGACGTTGGTCGGAATGAACGCACCGACGTCATTGGCCTTGGTCTCGATGATCGGGAGACCGGTCATCGAACCGCCGCCGAGCTCGTCGGAGAGCTTCGCGCAGCGCTCCAGCAGACGCGAGTGCAGGTAGAAGACGTCACCGGGGTAGGCTTCACGGCCCGGCGGACGACGCAGCAGCAGGGACACGGCGCGGTAGGCCTCAGCCTGCTTCGACAGGTCGTCGAACACGATGAGGACGTGCTTGCCGTCGTACATCCAGTGCTGACCGATGGCGGAGCCCGAGTAGGGAGCCAGGTACTTGAAGCCTGCGGGGTCCGAAGCGGGCGAGGACACGATGGTGGTGTACTCGAGCGCACCGGCCTCTTCCAGCGAACGGCGGACGCCGGCGATGGTCGAGCCCTTCTGTCCGACGGCCACGTAGATGCAGCGAACCTGCTTCTTCGGGTCTCCGGTCTCCCAGTTGGCCTTCTGGTTGATGATCGTGTCGATCGCCAGAGCGGTCTTGCCGGTCTTGCGGTCACCGATGACCAGCTGACGCTGACCACGGCCGACGGGGATCATCGCATCGATGCTCTTGTAACCGGTCTGGAGCGGCTCACGCACTTCCTGGCGGTCCATGACGCCGGCTGCCTGGAGCTCGAGCTCACGGCGACCGACGCTGTCGATGTCTCCGAGTCCGTCGACGGGCCGACCCAGCGGATCGACGACTCGACCGAGGTATCCGTCGCCGACCGGGATCGAGAGGACCTCGCCGGTGCGATAGACGTTCTGTTCTTCGGCGATTCCGGAGAACTCGCCGAGGATGACGACGCCGATCTCGCGCTCGTCGAGGTTCTGCGCCAGGCCCAGGGTGCCGTCTTCGAACCGCAGGAGTTCGTTGGCCATGGTGCCGGGCAGACCCGAAACGTGAGCGATACCGTCACCAGCGGTGACGACCTTGCCGACCTCGGCCTTTTCCGAGCTCTCAGGGTTGTACGAGTCAACGAACTTCCCGAGAGCGTCCCGGATCTCTTCCGGGCGAATTGTCAGTTCCGCCATCTGGTTTCCCTGCTTCCTTTTCTCAAATCTTGCGTCCGGCGACCGGTGGGCCGCCGATGCCGGAGAAGCCGGCCACTAGTGTCAACCTGCGAGCTTGCGCTGCACATCGGCCAGTCGATCGGCCACGGTCGAGTTCATCATCTCGTCGCCGACCTGCACCCGGACTCCCCCGATGACCTCGGGGTCGACCTGGACATTGAGGACGAGTTCGCGACCATAGCTGGCCGACAATGCCGCCTGCAGCCTTTCGGTCTGCGACTCGCTCAGCGGTCTGGCGACGGTGACGTCCGCAACCGACCGCTGCTGACGGGCGGCGAGGATATCGCTGTACTGATCGAGCGCCTTCGCCACACGGAGACCGCGCGGGTGCAGAGAGGCCTGTTCGACCAGCGTGATGGTGTCGGGCTGTGCCTTGCCGGAGAGCAGGTCAGACACCAGAGTGCGTTTGCTCTCGTCGGTGGCCTGCGAATCAAGCGCGCGGGACAGCTCGTGGTTGGATTCCAGCAGACGCGCGAAGCGGAAGATCTCCTCTTCGACCTGTCCGAGCTGTCCACCTGCCTGTGCGGCAGCGGCAATCGCTGTCACACCGGCGACTTCGAGACTGGTGACGAGGTCCTGGGTCCGAGCCCAGCGGCGGCTGACTGCCTTATCGCTGATGCGCAGAACCGCATCCGTGATCCGAGTCGAGAACAGAGTCCGCAGCAGCTGCTGCTTCCTCTCGGCCGACTCGGAGGAGTCTGCCAGAGCCTTGCGCAGTCCGACGTTCTCGGCGAGGACGCCGACGACTGCCAGGGTCTCCTCGCCGATCTGTCGAGACTCTCCCCCGGAGATCTCGGAATTCGCGGTCTCGAGGACGGCTTGCAGGGACAATCTGCTCGACTGGAGCATCACGCCCCCTTGACCGGCTGCGCGGACGTGTCGGACTCGAGATCGGAGATGAAGCGATCGACCACGTTGGCCGAACGCTGATCATCGGTGAGAGACTCGCCGACGATGCGCGAAGCCAGGTCCGTCGCAAGAGTGCCGACCTCGGAACGCAGCTGCACCATGGCGGCCTGACGTTCGGCGTCGATCTGAGTCTGTGCCTGAGCGATGATGCGATCAGACTCGGAGTGAGCCTGGGCCTTCATGTCGGCGATGATCTGGGCGCCTTCTTCCTGAGCCTCGGCGCGCAGTCGTGCCGCTTCGGCACGACCGTCGGCGAGCTGCTTCTGATACTCGGCCAGAGCCTGATCGGCTTCGGCCTGCACCTTCTCTGCCTTCTCAATTCCACCCTGGATGCGCTCGGCGCGCTCGTCGAGGGTCTTGTTGAAGGCGGGAAGGACGTACTTCCAGACAACCAGGAAGACGATCAGCAGACAGACGGCACTCCAGAGGATGTCGTAGGCTGCCGGGAGAAGCGGGTTCTCCGCGGAAGCGACGATGTTTACCGGAGTCATCTTTCAGTCCTCTTCGAGATCAGGGCAGGAAGAACGGGGTGGCGATACCGATGAGGGCCAGGGCCTCGATCAGAGCGATACCGAGGAACATGTTTCCGCGCAGGGCACCGGCCATCTCGGGCTGACGAGCGGTTCCTTCGATGGTCTTGCCGATGACGATTCCGACACCGATACCGGGACCGATGGCGGCGAGGCCGTAACCGATCGTCGAGACGCTACCTTCAACTGCGGCGAGCATATCCATAGGATGCTTTTCCTTTCATAATGAAGCCGGGTGGTTGGCCCGACCGTGCAACTCGTGAGTTACGGATCTAGGGGTGCGAATCTCAGTGTTCGTCCGAGATCGCGGCATTGATGTACACACAGGACAGAAGAGCGAAGATGTAGGCCTGCAACACGACGATGAGCATCTCCAAGACGAAGACGAACATGCCGCCGGCGAAGGTGACGATGCCGAAGAACTGGAATCCGTTCGCAGCGTCGAAGAGGAAGAAGCTCGTGGCCGAGAAGCAGAGGACGAGCAGGAGGTGGCCGACCATCATGTTCGCGAAGAGTCGGATCGCCAGAGTGAACGGCTGAGTGACGAACTTCGTGATGAACTCGATCGGGATGAGCAGAATGTGCATGGCCGGCGGAACGCCGGGCAGGATGAGCGCATCCTTGAGGTAGCGGCCGAGGCCCTTCTCTGCGATGCCCGCCCAGTGATAGGTAACGTACACGACGAGGGTGAGGACGATCGGCATGCCGATGACGCCGGTGCCCGGCATATTGAGGAACGGAATGAGCTTCGTGACATTCCAGAACAGGATGCCGAAGAAGATCGCCACGATGAGCGGCATGAACTTCTTGGCCTTCTCCTTGCCCATCGTGTCCTCGGCGATGCCGACGGTCACGAACTCCATGGCGAGCTCCATGCTCGACTGGAAGCGGGTCGGGATGAGCTTCATGCGCTTGGCCCAGACGGCCAGCAGCACGACGACTGCGACGGTGGCGATGATGCGGATGAGCATCACGCGGTTCATTTCGAACGGGGTGCCCTCAAAGAGGAACGAGGCTGGAAAGAACTCAGCCATCGACGGTGCGTGGAAGCCGCCATCTGCAGCATTGACTGTTGTATTCGCGGCGTTGAGTGTTCCCACGTTTTTACTACTCTCCCATGGTCAAGGGCCCTGATGGCCTGGCCTAGGCCCCGCACTGAAATCGAGGCTTGAGGTTCAGGAGCGACAAAGGGCGAAGATCCGCCCAAGCACCGGAACTACTCTACCAACTGTAGAGAGTGACCGACAAATTCATCAGGCTTCTCTGTGCAATTTCTGTCAACGATCTTATCCGACACGTCATTCGGCTCGAAACGCACCCCGCGACGTGTCTCGGACGGGCGCGGAGACGAGGTCCCGGGCGCCTATTCCGCTTCCGGGTCGACATAGGGAACGCGTCCCTTGACG
Proteins encoded in this region:
- a CDS encoding F0F1 ATP synthase subunit gamma, yielding MGAQQRVFKQKIRSTQSLRKIFKAMELIAASRIQKAIARSQAASPYANALTRAVSAVASESNVDHVLTTESDNVKHAAVLVIGPDRGFAGAYSANLLREAEELIRLLHNEGKSVDLFTVGSKAKNYYTFRDRKIEKSWTGISENPLAEHAREIGEALLENFDPESEDSGIDEIYIVFTRFVSSVTHDPEYRRLLPLEVVDADEASTGGQTGGASEAPAFPLYEFEPSAEAVLDALLPRYIDSRILSALLSAAASEQASRQAAMKTATDNADDLIKTYTRLANTARQAEITQELTEIVGGADALAASAAGD
- the atpA gene encoding F0F1 ATP synthase subunit alpha; this translates as MAELTIRPEEIRDALGKFVDSYNPESSEKAEVGKVVTAGDGIAHVSGLPGTMANELLRFEDGTLGLAQNLDEREIGVVILGEFSGIAEEQNVYRTGEVLSIPVGDGYLGRVVDPLGRPVDGLGDIDSVGRRELELQAAGVMDRQEVREPLQTGYKSIDAMIPVGRGQRQLVIGDRKTGKTALAIDTIINQKANWETGDPKKQVRCIYVAVGQKGSTIAGVRRSLEEAGALEYTTIVSSPASDPAGFKYLAPYSGSAIGQHWMYDGKHVLIVFDDLSKQAEAYRAVSLLLRRPPGREAYPGDVFYLHSRLLERCAKLSDELGGGSMTGLPIIETKANDVGAFIPTNVISITDGQIFLQSDLFNAGQRPAVDVGVSVSRVGGAAQTKALKGVSGTLKISLAQYRSLEAFAMFASDLDDATKRDLARGARLTELLKQGQYAPMPFEKQTVSIFAGTNGYLDDIPVEDVLRFESELHDHIERKTGIFTTIRETLKLDDDTSEELKSVLGEFSQNFASSDQSGSKAGSEDTAAASSDEVEQEQIVRQKR
- a CDS encoding F0F1 ATP synthase subunit delta gives rise to the protein MLQSSRLSLQAVLETANSEISGGESRQIGEETLAVVGVLAENVGLRKALADSSESAERKQQLLRTLFSTRITDAVLRISDKAVSRRWARTQDLVTSLEVAGVTAIAAAAQAGGQLGQVEEEIFRFARLLESNHELSRALDSQATDESKRTLVSDLLSGKAQPDTITLVEQASLHPRGLRVAKALDQYSDILAARQQRSVADVTVARPLSESQTERLQAALSASYGRELVLNVQVDPEVIGGVRVQVGDEMMNSTVADRLADVQRKLAG
- a CDS encoding F0F1 ATP synthase subunit B, whose amino-acid sequence is MTPVNIVASAENPLLPAAYDILWSAVCLLIVFLVVWKYVLPAFNKTLDERAERIQGGIEKAEKVQAEADQALAEYQKQLADGRAEAARLRAEAQEEGAQIIADMKAQAHSESDRIIAQAQTQIDAERQAAMVQLRSEVGTLATDLASRIVGESLTDDQRSANVVDRFISDLESDTSAQPVKGA
- the atpE gene encoding F0F1 ATP synthase subunit C, whose protein sequence is MDMLAAVEGSVSTIGYGLAAIGPGIGVGIVIGKTIEGTARQPEMAGALRGNMFLGIALIEALALIGIATPFFLP
- the atpB gene encoding F0F1 ATP synthase subunit A is translated as MGTLNAANTTVNAADGGFHAPSMAEFFPASFLFEGTPFEMNRVMLIRIIATVAVVVLLAVWAKRMKLIPTRFQSSMELAMEFVTVGIAEDTMGKEKAKKFMPLIVAIFFGILFWNVTKLIPFLNMPGTGVIGMPIVLTLVVYVTYHWAGIAEKGLGRYLKDALILPGVPPAMHILLIPIEFITKFVTQPFTLAIRLFANMMVGHLLLVLCFSATSFFLFDAANGFQFFGIVTFAGGMFVFVLEMLIVVLQAYIFALLSCVYINAAISDEH